The Fulvia fulva chromosome 6, complete sequence genome includes a window with the following:
- a CDS encoding Glucan endo-1,3-beta-glucosidase codes for MPNSLQIALKNDSDLDNLHAFVTGIAIQHDGKRCLLKANGKDLYFPQEVNDIGSQLAEDCAIPLGPSGNTVNMTIPQIAGGRIWISEGKLTFLLNPGGPALVEPSVLNPSDPNANVSFGFAEFTFNDAQLYANISYVDFVPRIPIAITLQQQSGEMQHVAGMAPDGLDRMAGSLSEQANKDGRPWDKLVVNKDGRNLRILNATHGGAVGASFDGYYEPHVDEVWERYKSGQKMKINTQAGPGWLEGHVNHKGKLKIGDEEFDKPNTADILGCNSGPFTTGSSPTRNAIIPRLAAAFVRSTLCQCEDHPSAPNTFYNQDPTNHYARLVHEHNVDKKGYAFAYDDVQPDGGDDQSGKVNAGDPVLFTVTVGGKSASGNGGAAFPQSSGQQGQTYDRPAPPPPPGANDDNAEPESHGLRGKLRGFAKNMMK; via the exons ATGCCAAACTCCTTGCAGATAGCGTTAAAGAACGATAGCGATCTTGACAATCTGCACGCCTTCGTGACTGGTATCGCCATCCAGCACGATGGCAAACGATGCCTTCTCAAAGCGAATGGCAAGGACTTGTACTTTCCGCAGGAGGTGAACGACATAGGCTCGCAGCTGGCTGAAGATTGTGCGATTCCTCTCGGGCCATCAGGAAATACTGTCAACATGACAATCCCGCAGATAGCTGGTGGCCGCATATGGATATCGGAGGGCAAACTGACCTTTCTACTCAATCCTGGTGGACCTGCGCTCGTGGAGCCATCGGTGCTGAATCCAAGCGATCCGAATGCTAACGTCTCGTTTGGGTTCGCAGAATTCACCTTCAATGATGCACAGCTGTATGCAAACATCAGCTACGTGGACTTTGTGCCAAGGATACCAATCGCCATAACCCTGCAGCAGCAGTCTGGAGAGATGCAGCATGTCGCGGGAATGGCACCTGATGGACTCGATCGGATGGCTGGAAGTCTGTCGGAGCAGGCCAATAAGGACGGGCGCCCATGGGACAAGCTCGTCGTGAATAAAGATGGTCGCAACTTGCGGATCTTGAACGCCACTCACGGTGGTGCTGTTGGCGCAAGCTTCGACGGCTATTATGAGCCTCATGTTGATGAAGTCTGGGAGAGATATAAGTCGGGCCAGAAAATGAAGATCAATACACAAGCCGGTCCTGGGTGGCTCGAAGGCCATGTGAACCATAAGGGCAAGCTGAAGATCGGTGACGAGGAATTCGACAAGCCAAACACAGCTGATATCCTGGGCTGTAACAGTGGTCCTTTTACGACAGGCTCGTCCCCGACGAGAAACGCTATCATCCCCCGATTAGCTGCTGCTTTCGTACGCTCGACACTGTGCCAGTGTGAAGATCATCCCAGCGCTCCCAACACTTTCTATAACCAGGATCCCACAAATCACTATGCGCGACTTGTTCATGAGCACAACGTTGACAAAAAGGGTTATGCATTCGCTTATG ATGATGTCCAGCCAGATGGCGGAGATGATCAATCAGGAAAAGTCAATGCCGGCGACCCTGTGCTCTTCACAGTGACCGTTGGCGGCAAGAGCGCCAGTGGAAATGGTGGAGCCGCATTTCCACAGTCGTCAGGACAGCAAGGCCAAACTTACGACAGGCCAGCTCCTCCTCCGCCTCCGGGTGCCAACGATGATAATGCGGAACCGGAAAGCCATGGTCTTCGAGGAAAGCTACGAGGCTTCGCGAAGAACATGATGAAGTAA
- a CDS encoding Cellobiose dehydrogenase: MKLSSIASLLASLAMATAQTFAPYTDTHGIEFWQSTVDTGIGAGTLEWGMALPAATQSDYTNEYIGRLVVPIPETGTWMGFSHTSGMTNSLMLVTWVSGSKVMTSFRYASGYVQPEVYTGNATLSVIDSNVNDTHYSLTYRCENCWVWEEEGVSGSQVPKTTSAAAQLIGWAQATEAPTAPEDAGSGFKQHESAGIFAATVGSARNEAYTEWISLATATASSGSGGNGSAPYPTGNATASATGTGTGSVASTTATATAAACATDSAVTSQTWDYIVVGAGAGGIPIADKLSESGASVLLIEKGPPSSGRWGGAMKPDWLADTNLTHFDVPGLDNQIWQDSAGIACDDVGVMAGCVLGGGTAVNAGLWWKANPTDFDYNFPEGWKSADMQPAIDRTFERIPFTSCPSTDDIIYQPQGYDVVAGALVASGWSNVTADDVPEQKNFTVSRPNHMFHGGERGGPMATYLVSANERDNFKMVTGTSVARVIREGSHITGVEVEAFLSGGQCGTISVTPNTGKVILSSGAFGTPKILFRSGIGPQDQLEIVSKAEGGKMISSADWITLPVGHNLDDHTNTDIVITHPNITAYDWYGAYDSPIVADKDSYINSRSGILAQSAPNLAAVFWQEIEGADGITRQLQWTARVESSHGIKSNNSMSISQYLGRGSVGRGRATINAGLNMAVSEVPYLQNDDDIAAVKAGIETLRSALAIDPAIKVVYPPTNQTLDTFLSEYPLTTSSRSANHWIGTAKMGLDSGLVDNGTAVVDTNTQVYGTDNLFVVDASVFPGMVSTNPSALIVSVAEHASEKILALDNARSVNSTAPASPTASSIFPAASSNGTTVILRTGTAYPNASGPSVPFSSGQASRYEQCGGLGFTGPSSCKTGLRCEVENPYYSQCVQ, translated from the exons ATGAAGCTCTCCAGCATTGCTTCGCTCCTAGCCTCGCTCGCCATGGCCACCGCGCAGACGTTCGCCCCTTATACCGACACCCACGGCATCGAGTTCTGGCAATCCACAGTCGACACTGGCATCGGCGCCGGCACCCTCGAATGGGGCATGGCCCTCCCCGCCGCTACCCAATCCGACTACACAAACGAATACATCGGTCGACTCGTAGTACCCATCCCGGAGACGGGAACATGGATGGGCTTCTCCCACACCTCCGGCATGACAAACTCCCTCATGCTCGTCACCTGGGTCTCCGGCAGCAAAGTGATGACCTCCTTCCGCTACGCCTCCGGCTACGTGCAGCCTGAAGTCTACACGGGCAACGCCACTTTATCCGTAATCGACTCGAACGTCAATGATACGCATTATTCTCTGACGTATCGCTGCGAGAACTGCTGGGTTTGGGAAGAGGAGGGTGTTTCGGGGAGTCAGGTTCCCAAGACGACGAGTGCAGCTGCGCAGCTAATTGGGTGGGCGCAGGCTACGGAGGCTCCTACGGCGCCGGAGGATGCGGGCAGTGGGTTTAAGCAGCATGAGAGTGCGGGTATCTTTGCGGCGACGGTGGGCAGTGCGAGGAATGAGGCGTATACGGAGTGGATTAGCCTTGCTACTGCGACTGCTTCGTCTGGATCTGGTGGGAATGGTAGTGCTCCGTATCCGACTGGAAACGCTACCGCCAGTGCTACAGGGACTGGAACGGGGTCTGTGGCTTCTACGACTGCGACTGCTACGGCGGCGGCTTGTGCGACGGACAGTGCCGTGACCAGCCAGACGTGGGACTATATTGTCGTCGGCGCTGGCGCTGGCGGCATACCCATTGCTGATAAGCTCTCCGAGAGCGGTGCAAGTGTTCTCCTCATCGAGAAGGGACCGCCATCTTCTGGTCGCTGGGGCGGTGCAATGAAGCCGGACTGGCTAGCTGACACGAACCTCACTCACTTCGACGTTCCTGGCTTGGACAATCAGATCTGGCAGGACAGCGCTGGTATCGCTTGTGACGATGTAGGAGTCATGGCTGGGTGTGTTCTTGGTGGTGGTACCGCTGTGAATGCTGGTCTATGGTGGAAGGCGAACCCAACGGACTTTGACTACAACTTCCCCGAAGGGTGGAAGAGCGCCGACATGCAACCTGCGATCGATCGGACCTTTGAGAGGATCCCGTTCACGAGCTGTCCTTCGACGGATGACATTATCTACCAGCCGCAGGGATATGATGTTGTGGCTGGCGCGCTAGTAGCGTCTGGCTGGAGCAATGTCACAGCTGATGATGTCCCTGAGCAGAAGAACTTCACTGTCTCGAGGCCGAATCATATGTTCCATGGTGGTGAGAGGGGCGGACCGATGGCGACGTACCTGGTGTCAGCGAACGAGCGGGACAACTTCAAGATGGTCACTGGTACTTCTGTTGCTCGTGTGATCCGCGAGGGTAGCCACATCACTGGCGTCGAAGTTGAAGCCTTCCTGTCGGGTGGCCAGTGCGGTACCATCAGTGTCACTCCTAATACCGGCAAAGTCATCCTCAGCTCTGGAGCATTCGGCACACCAAAGATCCTCTTTCGATCTGGCATCGGTCCACAAGATCAACTGGAGATCGTCAGCAAAGCAGAAGGCGGCAAGATGATTAGCAGCGCAGACTGGATCACTCTTCCTGTCGGCCACAATCTTGACGATCACACGAATACCGATATCGTCATTACCCATCCGAACATCACAGCTTACGACTGGTACGGCGCGTACGATAGCCCTATTGTCGCCGACAAGGACAGCTACATCAACAGCCGCTCTGGCATCCTGGCCCAGTCGGCTCCCAACCTCGCAGCGGTCTTCTGGCAAGAGATCGAAGGCGCCGATGGTATCACTCGCCAGCTCCAGTGGACTGCCCGCGTCGAGTCGAGCCACGGGATCAAGAGCAACAACTCCATGTCAATCTCTCAATACCTCGGCCGTGGCTCTGTTGGTCGAGGTAGGGCTACCATCAACGCTGGTCTGAACATGGCAGTGTCCGAGGTGCCATACCTTCAGAACGACGACGACATTGCCGCTGTCAAGGCTGGAATCGAGACGCTAAGAAGCGCCCTCGCAATCGACCCAGCAATCAAGGTCGTCTACCCACCAACGAATCAGACCCTGGATACCTTCTTGAGCGAGTATCCTCTCACAACTTCGTCGAGATCTGCAAACCACTGGATTGGTACAGCCAAGATGGGTCTTGACTCTGGACTTGTCGACAACGGAACCGCAGTTGTCGACACAAACACGCAGGTCTATGGCACTGACAACCTCTTCGTTGTCGACGCGTCGGTATTCCCTGGCATGGTGTCAACAAACCCAAGCGCCCTCATCGTCAGCGTGGCCGAGCATGCTTCCGAGAAGATCCTCGCTCTGGACAATGCTCGCTCAGTCAACAGTACCGCTCCAGCAAGTCC TACGGCAAGCAGCATCTTCCCAGCAGCCTCAAGCAACGGCACCACTGTCATACTACGGACAGGCACAGCGTACCCGAATGCCTCAGGTCCTTCAGTCCCCTTCTCCTCCGGCCAAGCAAGTCGGTACGAGCAATGCGGCGGCTTAGGCTTTACTGGTCCCAGTTCATGCAAGACAGGGCTGCGGTGTGAGGTCGAGAACCCTTACTATTCTCAATGTGTACAATAG
- a CDS encoding SH3 domain-containing protein has product MSGIKARALELISAAKSGEPILNLKRSVDAETLWPAAVEKESDKAATILRSFFVDGFIVPYRTVASCPEEILKRCQALMILHLMKSDLCSPHASGSGVVIARLPDGKWSEAAGVLVDFHADLPTDVDVADVVLVVNDKYSVGILSRDDCILGKSLRIAPGPILKSDAGTESSYLTDSTDVPAWVYAKSKGQILDLDLSGLIVREALSENERAYGVAGISTREMMSGTVKGPARSTNYLFDTVSALESQSGDYSRLLAPGSCTSDRRIRPVKMATKDHGT; this is encoded by the exons ATGTCAGGAATCAAAGCGAGAGCATTAGAACTCATCTCTGCGGCCAAATCAGGCGAGCCTATTCTGAATCTGAAGCGCAGCGTCGACGCGGAAACGCTATGGCCCGCCGCAGTCGAAAAAGAATCTGACAAGGCGGCTACGATATTGCGATCATTCTTCGTGGACGGCTTCATCGTGCCATACAGGACTGTAGCTTCCTGCCCTGAAGAG ATCCTCAAACGATGCCAAGCACTTATGATCCTGCATTTGATGAAGAGCGATCTATGTTCGCCCCATGCAAGTGGTAGCGGTGTAGTCATCGCCCGACTTCCCGATGGCAAGTGGTCTGAGGCTGCTGGGGTTCTGGTCGACTTCCACGCAGATTTGCCTACCGACGTTGATGTTGCTGACGTTGTGCTGGTCGTCAACGACAAATACAGCGTCGGGATCCTCTCGAGAGATGACTGCATCCTTGGAAAGTCTCTTCGCATCGCTCCTGGACCTATACTCAAGAGCGATGCGGGCACCGAGAGTTCGTACTTAACCGACTCGACTGATGTGCCAGCCTGGGTATACGCCAAATCCAAGGGTCAAATCCTGGACCTTGATCTCAGCGGCCTCATCGTTCGCGAAGCCCTGTCGGAAAACGAACGAGCATATGGAGTGGCAGGTATCTCCACGCGGGAGATGATGTCAGGCACGGTCAAAGGTCCTGCTAGATCCACGAACTATCTATTCGACACTGTGTCAGCTCTGGAAAGCCAATCTGGGGACTATAGCAGGCTCCTTGCTCCAGGCAGCTGTACGAGCGATCGACGCATTCGACCTGTGAAGATGGCAACGAAAGATCATGGGACTTAG